One segment of Meleagris gallopavo isolate NT-WF06-2002-E0010 breed Aviagen turkey brand Nicholas breeding stock chromosome 8, Turkey_5.1, whole genome shotgun sequence DNA contains the following:
- the LOC104909313 gene encoding CUB and zona pellucida-like domain-containing protein 1 translates to MWVLRQLLLLPLLAALAFAEDNSIEFVGLPRCGASLSDPNKAFKIDLNSNANCVWHIQRSDNQTIRLVFSYFKFNPSSSCETENIKVYDGPSPNSPLLGQVCSNTDAVPVFQSSSNSLTFLVTTNSVAFARNFFVFYYFFSPETATENCGGSLTGPSGSFTSPNYPAAYPEFTYCVWHIQTTENSKISLEFQDFFLELDQNCQFDFLAVYDGLSTNTGLIGKACGVSRPTFESSSNVMTVVLSTDYANSYRGFSARYTSVLPSPPEPDTSLTCSSDRMTIVLSKAYLDSLGYNETHLQLNDPSCRPVTTDQVIFSFPLSSCGTTKEEEDQSITYTNIITLSESGNIITRKKTVQIVAKCIMEKNSTLEVIYVTENNVIQNTTSVGRYNVSMSFYDSDSFSSPVLESPYYVDLNQTLFAQVSLHSTDPNLLVFIDTCTASPQSDFGSITYDLIRSGCNKDDTVVTYPPLEHYGRFRFNAFRFLRRAPSVYLQCDVLICDSNNVNSRCTKGCVSRHKRDTSSYTWKTKAVVGPIRLKRDRRAADHLESLTRTDAEETPNLQQRCSFYTLLFVVLISNIIVVVAVVLKYHNKRLSRYGYQKIQSSY, encoded by the exons ATGTGGGTGCTCAgacagctcctcctgctgcctctcTTAGCTGCTCTGGCTTTTGCTGAAGACAACTCGATAGAATTCGTGG GTCTACCTCGATGCGGTGCTTCGCTCTCAGACCCCAACAAAGCATTTAAGATTGACCTCAATTCAAATGCAAACTGTGTCTGGCACATTCAGAGGAGTGATAATCAAACAATTAGGCTCGTCTTCTCGTATTTTAA attcaATCCTTCTTCAagctgtgaaacagaaaatattaaagtcTATGATGGTCCCTCACCTAATTCACCTCTTCTTGGACAAGTATGTAGCAACACTGACGCCGTCCCAGTGTTCCAATCATCTTCAAACAGTCTGACTTTTCTTGTTACAACAAACTCTGTGGCTTTCGCAAGAAACTTCTTTGTCTTCTATTACTTCTTCTCACCAGAAACAG CAACTGAAAACTGTGGGGGAAGCTTAACTGGTCCCAGTGGGTCATTTACGAGCCCCAACTACCCAGCAGCTTACCCTGAATTTACCTATTGTGTCTGGCACATCCAGACTACAGAAAACTCGAAGATAAGCTTAGAATTTCAGGATTTTTT CCTGGAACTAGACCAGAACTGCCAATTTGATTTTCTGGCAGTCTACGATGGCCTCAGCACTAACACTGGTCTAATTGGAAAAGCATGTGGTGTTTCTCGGCCCACATTTGAATCTTCTTCAAATGTCATGACAGTCGTGCTGTCTACAGACTATGCCAACTCCTACAGAGGGTTTTCTGCTCGATATACCAGCGTTCTGCCAAGTCCCCCAGAGCCTGACA CATCCCTTACATGCTCTTCAGACAGAATGACAATTGTTCTGAGCAAGGCTTACCTGGACTCCCTTGGCTATAATGAAACTCACCTACAGCTCAATGACCCATCCTGCAGGCCAGTTACAACAGACCAAGtgatcttttcctttcctttaagCAGCTGTGGAACAACTAAGGAG GAGGAAGATCAGAGCATCACTTACACCAACATCATAACTCTCTCTGAAAGTGGCAACATCATCACCCGCAAAAAGACTGTCCAGATCGTTGCAAAATGCATAATGGAAAAGAATTCAACCCTAGAAGTCATTTATGTAACAGAAAACAATGTAATCCAGAACACAACCTCTGTGGGAAGATACAACGTTAGCatgtcattctatgattctgattcatTCTCCAGCCCTGTACTTGAGTCCCCTTATTATGTAGACTTGAACCAAACTCTTTTTGCTCAAGTCAGTCTTCATTCCACTGACCCAAACCTTTTGGTGTTCATTGATACCTGCACAGCCTCTCCACAGTCTGATTTTGGATCAATAACATATGACTTAATCAGAAGTGG CTGTAACAAAGATGACACTGTGGTGACATATCCACCCCTGGAGCACTATGGAAGATTCAGATTTAATGCCTTCAGGTTCCTGAGGAGAGCTCCATCAGTTTATCTCCAGTGCGATGTTTTAATTTGTGACAGCAACAACGTGAACTCTCGCTGTACCAAAGGCTGTGTCTCCAGGCACAAGAGGGATACTTCTTCATACACTTGGAAAACCAAGGCTGTAGTAGGTCCTATCCGCCTGAAACGAGACCGCAGGGCTGCTGATCATCTAG AATCCCTCACTAGGACAGATGCTGAAGAAACCCCAAACCTGCAGCAACGATGCAGCTTCTACACTCTTCTATTTGTGGTTTTGATTTCAAACATTATCGTTGTGGTAGCTGTGGTACTAAAATATCACAACAAACGCCTATCGAGATATGGCTACCAAAAAATCCAAAGTTCCTATTAA